In the genome of Dermacentor silvarum isolate Dsil-2018 chromosome 1, BIME_Dsil_1.4, whole genome shotgun sequence, one region contains:
- the LOC119462165 gene encoding cyclin-Y-like protein 1, with protein MGGSLSCCSAPSPRPHRKKDSADPPHSEESASNLQHISEREPEDFDQDPSTHPTAGPLFMQRSKSDVRNCKEKRRSQINLQEKAPLKKSNSCSTIYLDDSTVSQPNLRCTIKCVTLAIYYHIRDRGGQQRTNDIFDERLHPLSKEPPEMRDPDHRTIYRFVRTLFNAAQLSAECAIITLVYLERLLTYAEMDISPCSWRRVVLGAVLLASKVWDDQAVWNVDYCQILKEITVEDMNELERQFLELLQFNINVPASVYAKYYFDLRTLADHNELAFPSEPLSKERAQKLEAMSRVCEDKLGELHRNGFKKWSSLDNVNNVSVRRSTAILS; from the exons ATGGGTGGGAGCCTCTCGTGCTGTTCTGCGCCGAGCCCCAGGCCCCACCGTAAGAAGGACAGTGCCGACCCTCCTCACTCTGAGGAGAGTGCCTCAAATCTGCAGCACATCAGTGAAAGGGAACCTGAAG ATTTTGATCAGGACCCATCAACACACCCAACAGCTGGCCCACTTTTTATGCAAAGATCAAAAAGTGATGTCAGAA ATTgcaaggagaagaggagaagTCAAATTAAC CTGCAGGAGAAGGCCCCTCTTAAGAAGTCCAACTCGTGCTCAACCATCTACTTGGATGACAGTACTGTAAGCCAGCCCAACTTGCGTTGTACCATCAAGTGTGTCACGCTGGCCATCTACTACCACATTCGGGATCGGGGTGGCCAGCAGCGCACCAATGACATCTTTGATGAACGGCTGCACCCGCTGAGCAAGGAGCCTCCAGAGATGCGTGACCCTGACCACCGGACCATTTACCGCTTTGTGCGCACCCTCTTCAACGCAGCCCAGCTGAGTGCAGAGTGTGCCATCATCACACTCGTGTACCTCGAGCGTCTGCTCACCTATGCTGAGATGGACATTTCTCCCTGCAGCTGGCGGCGGGTTGTCCTCGGTGCTGTTCTGCTTGCCTCCAAG GTGTGGGATGACCAGGCTGTTTGGAATGTTGACTACTGCCAGATCCTCAAAGAGATCACAGTGGAGGACATGAATGAGCTTGAGCGCCAGTTTCTGGAGCTGCTTCAATTCAACATCAATGTGCCGGCTAGCGTCTATGCCAAGTACTACTTTGACCTCAGAACCCTGGCTGATCACAATGAACTGGCTTTCCCGTCAGAGCCACTCAGTAAAGAACGGGCACAAAAACTTGAG GCCATGTCAAGGGTGTGCGAAGACAAGCTGGGTGAACTCCATAGGAACGGCTTTAAAAAGTGGTCCAGCCTGGACAATGTGAACAATGTCTCTGTTCGCCGCAGCACAGCCATTCTGTCCTGA